Within Sphingobium sp. KCTC 72723, the genomic segment TTTGCCCATGATGCGCTGCCCAAGGATTGGGCGGTGATGCCGGTCCACAAATCGATAGGACTGACCATATTGGCGCTGACGATCGTGCGGCTGGTCTGGCGCTTCACCCATCGCCCTCCGGCGCTGCCGATGGCGATGCCGGGGTGGGAGAAGGCAGCGGCACATGCCACGCATCTCGTTTTCTACGCCTTCATGATCCTGGTCCCGCTCACCGGTTGGATAATGACGTCGGCTGGAACGCGGCCGCTCAACTGGTTCTTCCTGTTCGATATTCCCAAATTCGCCGTGACCAAGGGCGACATGATCGTCGGCCTGTCAGGCGAGGGGCATGAGATTATGGGCTTTGCCTGGGCGGCGCTGATCATCGTCCATGTCGGCGCCGCGTTGCGCCACCATTTCGTGCTGAAGGACAGCGTGCTGCGGCGGATGCTGTGACTGCTACGGATGGGAAGCGGATTTTTCGAACACCGTCATGCTGAACTGTTTCAGCATCCATCAAGCCTCACGAAGCCCTGCCCAATCTGGAGAAATGGACCCTGAAACCAGTTCAGGGTGACAGAGAAGATTAGGTCTGATTTTGCTCGACACCGGCCCCTACACCATCTCACCCGTCAGCAGCTTCGGCAGCGCGCCCGATTGCCCGCGTGCTTCGGCCATGAAGCGACCCTTGAGTAATGACGTGCGTTGCACTGCCGCCAGCCCTGCACGCCGCGCCAGTGCAGGCAGGCGGCCGGGAATGTCGAACAGGCGCACCAGTCCGTCCATCGCCACACTGACCGACAGCGAATCCAGCCCGCGCCACCGTTGGTAACGGGCCAATAGCTGCGCGTCGCCGGGGTCGAGGCCCAGACGCTTGCCTTCCACCAGCACTTCGACCAGCGCGGCGACATCGCGGAAGCCCAGGTTCAGCCCCTGTCCCGCGATCGGATGGATGGCGTGGGCGCTGTCGCCGACCAGCGCCAGCCGCGTGTCGGTGATCTGCGCGGCATGGTGGAAGCCCAGCGGGTAGGAAGATCGCGGCCCGGCCAGCGTGATCTCGCCCAGAAAGCCGCCAATGCGCTTCTGCGCTTCGGCCAGGAAGGCGCGTTCCGACAATTTCAGCATCGCCGGTGCCTGATCGGTCGGCACGGTCCACACCACCGCCGATCGCGTGCCGGGCTGCATCGGCAGCAGCGCGAAAGGACCGCCGACATAGAAAATCTCGTAAGCCGTGTTGGCGTGCGGCACAGCATGGTCGAGCGCAGTGACAATGGCGGTATGTTTATATTGCCAGCGGGTGGTGCGGATGCCCGCCGCTTCGCGCGTTGGGCTGTTGCGCCCTTCCGCTGCGACCAGCAGCGCGCCGTCGATCGTAGCGCCGCTTTCCAGCGTCAGTGTGACGCCATCGGCATTGCGATCGACATGGACCGCGCGGTCGGGCTGAAAGCGGGTGAGGTGAGTCGCCGCCTGCGCCGCCTGTTCCAGCGCGAAGCGCAGGTCGCGATTGGGGAACATGGTCCCCATCACGCCATCATCGGCATCCGGCACGAAATCGAGCGCGCCTGGCGCCAGCCCGTCGCTAACCCAGATACGATCGATCGGGCAGCCCTTCCCTTCAAGAAAGGGCGCGACGCCGATCGCCGACAGCATAGCGAAGCTGGTCGAACTGATCGCCGACACGCGCCCGTCGAAACCGGGCGCGCTGCTGTCCACGACATTGGCGGGGTCGATCACGGCACAGCGCAGGCCATGGCCGGAAAGGGCGATGCCAAGGGTCAGGCCGACAAGGCCCGCGCCCAATATCACGACGTCGAAGCGTTCCATGAGCGACTATCTAGGCGTTTGGAAGAGGATTGGGAAGCGGCGGTACGCGCTCACGCCCGAAAGGGCAGGTGCTTTACAGTACCCGCACCCAACCGGCCGGATCGGCGACTGTCCCGCGTTGGATACCCGTCAGCTCGCCGCGCAGCTTTTCCGTCACCAGCCCGCCATCGCCATTGC encodes:
- a CDS encoding cytochrome b, with translation MERYTAVARALHWTIAVMILINLWLGFAHDALPKDWAVMPVHKSIGLTILALTIVRLVWRFTHRPPALPMAMPGWEKAAAHATHLVFYAFMILVPLTGWIMTSAGTRPLNWFFLFDIPKFAVTKGDMIVGLSGEGHEIMGFAWAALIIVHVGAALRHHFVLKDSVLRRML
- a CDS encoding UbiH/UbiF/VisC/COQ6 family ubiquinone biosynthesis hydroxylase, which translates into the protein MERFDVVILGAGLVGLTLGIALSGHGLRCAVIDPANVVDSSAPGFDGRVSAISSTSFAMLSAIGVAPFLEGKGCPIDRIWVSDGLAPGALDFVPDADDGVMGTMFPNRDLRFALEQAAQAATHLTRFQPDRAVHVDRNADGVTLTLESGATIDGALLVAAEGRNSPTREAAGIRTTRWQYKHTAIVTALDHAVPHANTAYEIFYVGGPFALLPMQPGTRSAVVWTVPTDQAPAMLKLSERAFLAEAQKRIGGFLGEITLAGPRSSYPLGFHHAAQITDTRLALVGDSAHAIHPIAGQGLNLGFRDVAALVEVLVEGKRLGLDPGDAQLLARYQRWRGLDSLSVSVAMDGLVRLFDIPGRLPALARRAGLAAVQRTSLLKGRFMAEARGQSGALPKLLTGEMV